Proteins from one Mucilaginibacter jinjuensis genomic window:
- a CDS encoding glycosyltransferase family 2 protein: MKKTVSVITVNFNQSFITEQLLSSIATTNAYLEVEIIVVDNGSKVNSVPEWEQKYPGIKFIRSELNLGFAGGNNLGIKEAKGEYLFFVNNDTEFTAGLIETLVKVMDENPEVGMVSPKIRYFDQPDTLQYAGFTPMNYYTCRNYCIGQFEPDKGQYDDNLGVTGYAHGAAMMLKREAMDEAGLMAENFFLYYEEMDWCDRVVQAGYEIWFVPQALIYHKESVSVGKASGLKEYFMNRNRILFIRRNAPFIARIFFYVYFILLVTPRNIINYKKNKQKGFTTLLLKAIWWNITEKKDSDNLGYPITR, encoded by the coding sequence ATGAAGAAAACAGTCTCTGTCATTACGGTTAATTTCAATCAAAGTTTCATTACCGAGCAACTTTTGTCGTCTATTGCTACTACTAACGCATATTTGGAGGTAGAAATTATAGTTGTTGATAACGGGAGCAAGGTAAATAGTGTGCCCGAATGGGAGCAAAAATATCCCGGTATCAAATTTATCCGTTCCGAGCTTAACCTGGGGTTTGCAGGTGGTAACAATTTAGGTATAAAAGAAGCAAAAGGCGAATATTTATTCTTTGTAAATAACGATACCGAGTTTACTGCTGGCTTGATAGAAACCCTGGTAAAGGTAATGGATGAAAACCCGGAAGTAGGTATGGTATCGCCCAAGATCAGGTACTTCGACCAGCCCGATACGCTTCAATATGCAGGATTCACACCCATGAATTATTATACCTGCCGTAACTATTGCATCGGCCAGTTTGAGCCCGATAAAGGCCAGTATGATGACAACCTGGGTGTAACAGGCTATGCCCACGGTGCAGCTATGATGCTGAAACGCGAGGCAATGGACGAAGCCGGTTTAATGGCCGAAAACTTCTTTTTATATTATGAGGAGATGGATTGGTGCGACAGGGTTGTACAGGCCGGTTATGAGATCTGGTTTGTACCGCAGGCACTTATTTATCATAAAGAATCAGTTTCGGTGGGTAAGGCAAGTGGTTTGAAGGAGTACTTTATGAATCGTAATCGCATTTTGTTTATCCGCCGTAACGCACCATTTATAGCGAGGATATTTTTTTATGTTTACTTTATATTATTAGTTACGCCGCGTAATATCATCAACTACAAAAAGAATAAGCAAAAGGGTTTTACAACGCTCTTATTAAAAGCCATTTGGTGGAATATTACAGAGAAAAAAGACAGTGATAATTTAGGATACCCCATTACACGATAA
- a CDS encoding fused response regulator/phosphatase: MTDTPVLKKILLVDDNPLFLKMLSKAFSKAGFECTIAESANEAIRKLSTDLPDAILSDYQMPKMNGIEFRKYILKQPELKDIPFIFLTDFSDKELVNTGLDLHAIDYVIKDTPINVIIAKINNLLATVSKQRELSELEVKKAVAALNIRSVPQKAPVVEGYEVNFWHKSFQDIPGGDFIDFIQVTDRFSFVILGDVMGKKWMAWFLSFSFLSYIRAAVRFGVSAHEYSAAGILEKVNQVICEDDALKDILASLSLLMIDHETNQVTYAGAGDLPLLYYEAKTKKFESLRCNGLLLGLFADGQYDQQQISMNPGDQLFIFTDGIIDFAIPGGTKTDYNLFQQKLEGITSSKNSFEKLKQFLTKQPQASLVDDCSIIHIYKTV, encoded by the coding sequence ATGACAGATACGCCGGTACTTAAAAAGATTCTGTTGGTTGACGATAATCCGCTCTTCCTGAAAATGCTGTCAAAAGCATTCAGCAAAGCTGGATTCGAATGCACAATTGCCGAATCAGCCAACGAGGCTATCCGCAAGCTATCAACCGATTTGCCCGATGCTATCCTCTCTGATTACCAGATGCCCAAAATGAATGGCATTGAGTTTCGGAAATATATTTTGAAACAACCCGAACTCAAAGACATCCCCTTCATATTCCTTACCGATTTCTCTGATAAAGAATTGGTAAACACCGGCCTCGACCTCCATGCTATTGATTATGTAATTAAGGACACTCCCATCAACGTAATTATAGCCAAGATCAACAATCTGCTGGCCACTGTAAGTAAACAACGTGAGCTCTCTGAACTGGAGGTTAAAAAAGCTGTAGCAGCTTTAAATATCCGCTCTGTACCGCAAAAAGCCCCTGTTGTTGAGGGATATGAGGTTAACTTCTGGCATAAATCCTTCCAGGATATTCCTGGGGGAGATTTTATCGATTTTATACAGGTAACAGACCGCTTTAGCTTTGTGATCCTGGGCGATGTAATGGGCAAAAAATGGATGGCCTGGTTTCTGAGCTTCAGCTTTTTAAGTTACATCCGTGCGGCGGTACGTTTTGGGGTTTCTGCCCATGAATATTCTGCAGCCGGTATACTCGAAAAAGTAAACCAGGTTATTTGCGAGGATGATGCGCTGAAAGATATTTTGGCGAGCCTCTCTTTGTTGATGATTGATCACGAAACCAACCAGGTAACATACGCCGGTGCCGGCGACCTGCCCCTGCTTTATTATGAGGCCAAGACTAAGAAATTTGAATCCCTGCGCTGCAACGGATTATTACTTGGCTTATTTGCAGACGGACAATATGATCAACAACAGATCAGCATGAACCCGGGCGATCAACTCTTTATATTTACCGACGGTATCATTGATTTCGCTATACCCGGCGGTACCAAAACCGATTATAATTTGTTTCAGCAAAAACTGGAAGGTATAACGAGCAGTAAAAATTCGTTCGAAAAACTGAAACAGTTTCTGACCAAACAGCCGCAAGCATCACTGGTTGATGATTGCAGCATTATCCACATCTACAAAACAGTCTAA
- a CDS encoding STAS domain-containing protein, with the protein MIDIITNQDNYLLVDVNIQEANMANADTFKSEVIAMLDQYRKKIVLSLHHVNYIDSTFLGALVAALKHAIALKLDIALVGLNKDIRDLLVLIRLDKVFKIYDTFSDATKEN; encoded by the coding sequence ATGATTGATATTATTACAAACCAGGATAACTACCTACTGGTTGATGTTAACATCCAGGAAGCTAATATGGCCAATGCCGATACCTTTAAATCGGAGGTTATTGCCATGCTGGATCAATACCGCAAAAAAATCGTTTTAAGCCTTCACCATGTTAATTATATCGACAGTACATTTTTAGGGGCACTGGTAGCTGCGTTAAAGCACGCCATAGCATTAAAGCTAGATATTGCACTGGTTGGCTTAAACAAAGACATTCGCGATTTGCTGGTACTGATACGCCTCGATAAAGTTTTCAAGATCTACGATACTTTTAGCGACGCCACTAAAGAAAACTAA
- a CDS encoding ATP-binding protein yields the protein MLVQKSFTLAHFDSMPANLLEEILLLIKTNIPNGEGTRELLFKSKFILTELLTNAIKHANTHEVKLNIEIKDSVVKFEKQDYGNPLILPQVKNDQFENAIIVTADIMHILYAVEKEGVAYFYCHENTVPSIDTENDFPEHFGLLIITKAADDFSYRYDSETNLNTFTATVSL from the coding sequence GTGCTTGTACAGAAATCTTTCACCCTGGCCCATTTCGATAGCATGCCTGCTAATTTATTAGAAGAGATATTGCTATTGATAAAAACCAATATACCAAACGGCGAGGGTACCCGCGAGCTACTTTTTAAATCGAAATTTATACTGACCGAGCTACTTACCAATGCAATAAAGCATGCCAATACGCATGAAGTTAAGCTCAATATCGAGATTAAAGATAGTGTAGTTAAATTCGAGAAACAGGATTATGGCAACCCGTTAATTTTGCCCCAGGTTAAGAATGATCAGTTTGAAAATGCAATAATTGTCACTGCTGATATCATGCACATCTTATATGCAGTTGAAAAAGAAGGCGTAGCCTATTTTTATTGCCATGAAAACACGGTGCCTTCTATCGATACCGAAAACGATTTCCCCGAACATTTCGGCCTGCTGATCATCACCAAAGCGGCCGACGATTTTAGCTACCGGTACGATAGCGAAACCAACCTCAACACCTTTACAGCTACCGTTAGCCTTTAG
- a CDS encoding lipopolysaccharide biosynthesis protein yields MIVLSMITTAIIFRALPIARAGEWGFFQATFLLIDTFRSGFITTAFIKFYAGSDEKRTAEVAGSTWFVALIITGILVVLNVPALFFAKYVTDDGLLLFIKWFGLAYLFTLPMFMATCVLQGEQRFDQLLYVRFVNRGSFILFIIALIITKKMSLETLLYAYLISNLITSIYVMLMGWSRISTLAKRSRASIMEIYNFGKYSVGTTLSSNMFRTSDTYIINFMLGPAALAIYNLGQSLMQLVEVPLVSFAATGMPILSAHYNQGNREGVIHTMKKYIGMLTIILLPACIIACLLADFAIGLIGGGKYVHTEAANVFRLFMTFALLYPADRFSALTLDVIHRPQVNFYKVLVMLAANIIFDYLGILVLGNVYGVAITTVVPVLIAVIISYVELNKYQKYSFWSIYSAGWFETKQLYKQVLSMIRPSAAKG; encoded by the coding sequence ATGATCGTACTAAGTATGATCACCACCGCCATCATCTTCCGGGCGCTACCCATTGCGAGGGCAGGGGAATGGGGATTTTTCCAGGCTACATTTTTGTTGATCGATACTTTCCGTTCAGGATTTATTACCACGGCATTTATCAAGTTCTATGCTGGATCGGACGAGAAACGTACTGCCGAAGTAGCGGGATCAACCTGGTTTGTTGCACTCATTATTACCGGCATACTGGTTGTGTTGAACGTACCCGCCTTATTTTTTGCAAAGTATGTTACCGATGACGGCTTACTGTTATTTATCAAATGGTTTGGCCTGGCTTATTTATTTACGCTGCCCATGTTTATGGCTACCTGCGTATTACAAGGCGAGCAGCGGTTCGATCAGTTATTGTACGTGCGGTTTGTAAACCGGGGTTCGTTTATCTTATTTATCATAGCGCTCATCATCACTAAAAAGATGAGCCTCGAAACCCTGCTATACGCCTACCTTATTTCCAACTTAATCACCAGTATTTATGTAATGCTGATGGGCTGGTCGCGCATTAGCACGCTTGCCAAACGCTCGAGGGCCAGTATTATGGAGATCTACAATTTTGGTAAATATAGTGTGGGGACTACGCTGAGCTCTAATATGTTCCGTACTTCTGATACCTATATCATTAACTTTATGCTGGGGCCTGCTGCGCTGGCTATTTATAACCTGGGCCAAAGCTTAATGCAACTGGTAGAAGTGCCACTGGTAAGCTTTGCAGCTACGGGTATGCCGATATTATCTGCCCATTACAACCAGGGTAACCGCGAAGGTGTAATCCACACCATGAAGAAATACATAGGCATGCTTACCATTATTTTGCTGCCAGCCTGTATTATAGCCTGCCTGCTGGCCGATTTTGCTATCGGGCTAATAGGAGGCGGTAAGTACGTGCATACCGAAGCAGCGAACGTATTTCGCTTGTTTATGACGTTTGCACTTTTATATCCTGCCGATCGTTTCTCGGCGCTTACACTTGATGTGATCCACCGCCCACAAGTTAACTTCTATAAAGTATTGGTTATGCTGGCTGCCAACATCATTTTCGATTACCTGGGTATATTAGTATTGGGTAATGTTTACGGTGTGGCTATAACCACTGTAGTGCCGGTTTTAATTGCAGTAATTATCAGTTATGTGGAATTGAATAAATACCAGAAATACTCATTCTGGAGCATTTATTCGGCTGGTTGGTTCGAAACTAAGCAATTGTATAAACAAGTGTTGTCCATGATCAGGCCATCAGCAGCTAAAGGCTAA
- a CDS encoding glycosyltransferase has translation MAQLHFPEVTLLITHYNRSRSLERLLKTFADLQFTFGGIVVSDDGSKPEHVDYIKGLHEQYQFTLVTTPKNKGLGNNINKGQDAVTTPYTLYVQEDFEPQAIFAEHFIDALNFFKADATLDIARFYAYFSYPYTKSYGKGFSEMLFKPSPVYGNHLKFYVYSDHPHLRRSNFLEKFGRYPEGVKGDLTEFRMAASFIQNKGRGLFYDEYTTLFHQKNSSDEPSTMGRASWRESKNPIALAARYAYLRYKLLKWTYEVLYKKH, from the coding sequence ATGGCTCAACTGCATTTTCCCGAAGTTACTTTACTTATTACCCATTACAACCGTAGCCGTTCGCTCGAGCGCCTGCTTAAAACCTTTGCCGATCTGCAATTTACATTTGGCGGTATTGTAGTATCTGACGATGGCAGCAAGCCCGAACATGTCGACTACATTAAAGGTTTACATGAGCAATATCAGTTTACTTTGGTAACCACGCCTAAAAATAAAGGCTTGGGTAACAACATTAACAAAGGCCAGGATGCAGTTACCACCCCATACACCTTGTATGTGCAGGAAGATTTTGAACCCCAGGCCATTTTTGCCGAACATTTTATAGATGCACTTAACTTTTTTAAGGCCGATGCCACTTTAGACATCGCGCGCTTTTATGCTTACTTCTCTTATCCTTATACGAAATCTTACGGGAAAGGATTTTCGGAAATGTTATTTAAACCTTCACCTGTTTATGGTAACCACCTTAAATTCTATGTTTATAGCGATCACCCGCATTTAAGGAGGAGCAATTTCCTGGAAAAATTTGGCCGCTACCCCGAGGGCGTTAAAGGAGACTTGACAGAATTCAGGATGGCGGCGTCATTTATTCAGAATAAAGGCCGGGGTTTGTTTTATGATGAGTATACTACACTATTCCATCAAAAAAACTCATCGGATGAGCCAAGTACGATGGGCCGTGCCAGCTGGCGCGAAAGTAAAAACCCGATAGCATTGGCAGCGCGTTATGCTTATCTTCGATACAAATTATTGAAATGGACCTACGAGGTTCTGTATAAAAAACATTAA
- a CDS encoding glycosyltransferase codes for MAQQFNAVTLLITHYNRSQSLERLLLAFAAQDISFGGIVVSDDGSKPEHQEYLQSIKDKYGFNLVTTPKNKGLGNNINKGQDAVTTPYTLYVQEDFDPFPGYGKHLADALSIMEKRKEMDIVRFYAYFKYPYLKPYRDGYSEMDFKIWYPGYRKFHCYSDHPHLRRTTFFEKFGRYAEGLKGDRTEFLMALSFLKHKGKGMFYEDYKGLFDQINTDAEPSTMTLTRSDFRQSTNPFIAFARAIYRNVKHTYELITFKK; via the coding sequence ATGGCGCAGCAGTTTAATGCAGTCACCCTTTTAATTACACACTACAACCGCAGCCAGTCGCTCGAACGTTTGTTGCTGGCATTTGCAGCTCAGGATATTAGTTTCGGCGGCATTGTAGTGTCTGACGATGGCAGCAAGCCCGAGCATCAGGAATATCTGCAATCCATAAAAGATAAATACGGTTTTAATTTGGTTACTACGCCCAAAAACAAAGGTTTAGGTAACAACATCAATAAAGGTCAGGACGCCGTAACCACGCCCTATACATTATACGTTCAGGAAGATTTTGATCCGTTTCCGGGTTATGGCAAGCACTTGGCCGACGCTTTATCTATTATGGAAAAACGTAAGGAGATGGATATTGTACGCTTTTACGCCTACTTTAAATACCCTTATCTGAAACCATATCGCGATGGTTATTCTGAAATGGATTTTAAGATCTGGTATCCCGGCTATCGCAAATTTCATTGCTATAGCGATCACCCACACTTACGCCGCACTACTTTCTTTGAGAAATTTGGCCGCTATGCCGAAGGTTTAAAAGGCGACCGTACCGAGTTTTTAATGGCACTTTCTTTCCTGAAACACAAAGGCAAAGGCATGTTTTACGAAGACTATAAAGGCTTGTTCGACCAGATCAACACCGATGCAGAACCAAGCACCATGACCTTAACCCGCAGCGATTTCCGCCAAAGCACTAATCCGTTTATTGCATTTGCACGGGCTATCTATCGTAACGTAAAACATACTTACGAGTTGATAACTTTTAAGAAATAG
- a CDS encoding glycosyltransferase — protein sequence MNKETIINRDIIIVGQQPWDVEIGSNCKNLAEEFSKNNRVLYVNSPLDRAVYLKNKNEAKVKKRIDVVKGRTDGLIKISDNIWNLYPDEMIESINWITNISLHTVLNKINNKRFAASILRAANKLGFKDFILFNDNDIFRCFYLPELLKPAVSVYYSRDNMVAVEYWKYHGTRLEPLLIAKSDVCVANSSYLANYCKKYNPNSYYVGQGCDLNMFTGFDNAFIPEDLVKIKGPIIGYVGALQSIRLDIELLEHIAQTKPEWQLVLVGPEDREFTASKLHDYPNVHFLGSKTSDLLPAYIAGFDVCINPQVINEVTIGNYPRKIDEYLAMGKPTVASHTEAMSVFSEFVYLAKDKNEYIPIITKALEENTPELQQARIDFASGHTWENNAKAIYAAINADRS from the coding sequence ATGAACAAAGAAACTATCATCAACAGGGATATTATTATAGTTGGGCAGCAACCATGGGATGTTGAGATAGGCAGTAATTGTAAAAACCTGGCCGAAGAGTTCAGCAAAAATAATCGTGTACTGTATGTTAATTCGCCTTTGGACCGTGCCGTTTACCTCAAAAACAAAAACGAAGCAAAAGTTAAAAAACGTATAGATGTAGTTAAGGGCCGTACCGATGGCCTCATCAAAATTAGCGACAACATCTGGAACCTTTACCCGGATGAAATGATCGAATCCATCAACTGGATCACTAACATCAGCCTGCATACTGTTTTAAATAAGATCAATAACAAACGTTTTGCTGCATCTATTTTAAGGGCTGCAAATAAACTGGGCTTTAAGGATTTCATCCTGTTTAACGATAATGATATTTTCAGGTGCTTTTACCTGCCGGAACTTTTAAAGCCTGCTGTAAGCGTTTATTACAGCAGGGATAATATGGTGGCTGTTGAATATTGGAAATACCACGGCACACGCCTGGAACCTTTGTTAATAGCCAAAAGCGACGTATGTGTAGCCAACTCGAGTTACCTGGCTAATTACTGCAAAAAATATAACCCCAATTCATACTACGTTGGCCAGGGCTGCGACTTGAATATGTTTACCGGCTTTGACAACGCTTTTATACCCGAAGACCTGGTAAAGATTAAAGGCCCGATTATAGGTTACGTAGGTGCGCTGCAAAGCATCAGGTTGGATATTGAGCTGTTAGAACATATTGCTCAAACCAAGCCCGAATGGCAACTGGTTTTAGTGGGGCCGGAGGACAGGGAATTTACTGCCAGCAAGCTGCATGACTACCCTAATGTTCATTTTTTAGGGAGCAAAACCTCAGATCTGTTGCCTGCTTATATCGCTGGTTTTGATGTATGTATTAATCCGCAGGTTATCAATGAGGTAACTATTGGTAATTATCCGCGTAAGATAGATGAATACCTGGCCATGGGTAAACCTACTGTAGCATCGCATACTGAGGCTATGAGTGTATTTAGCGAGTTTGTTTATCTAGCAAAAGATAAAAACGAATACATCCCCATCATTACTAAAGCGCTGGAAGAAAATACGCCCGAATTACAACAAGCCCGTATTGATTTTGCATCCGGCCATACCTGGGAAAACAATGCGAAGGCCATTTATGCGGCTATTAATGCTGATCGCTCTTAA
- a CDS encoding O-antigen ligase family protein — protein sequence MADYPVIDLNGAARRRKGSWRAALSRIIMVEKLKNRTGLLMLAVIGVIIGFGIAQAGMAFGGIIIAISVAVPLVYCVIVYAKFGTFFLIFMAYFLFQFMRIGVPGPLGTLMDALQLLLLVTIAVKQRRENNWALFKGPVTVMILIWLAYNIIEVGNPAATSRLVWVYTVRAVAFVQFTYFIFLYNIRTIEDIRNLYKFWLVLAFLAATWCYKQEYIGFSDAEMAYLNTPDMISLLFINGHWRKYSIFSDPVSFSYNMAMPCIMFICIIFGKFDSWKKVICGLLIVYCFVAMLYSGTRGANVLLPAALFMFAILNYNKKVLIFSCIAAFFFIILINFPTGNQTIVRFQSAFRPNNDDSYNVRKKNQKRIQPYILSHPMGGGVGSVGEWGKKFSPGSFLGDFAPDSGYIRVAVEEGPIGLIIFCTMMFVMMRNGINNFYAIKDPELKTYCLIAALVVFTYNVANFPQEALVQFPSNILFYMFVALTNITKRLDDELQLKQSKQLAEATV from the coding sequence GTGGCCGATTATCCTGTAATAGATCTTAACGGGGCTGCGCGAAGGCGCAAAGGAAGCTGGCGCGCAGCGCTTAGCCGGATCATTATGGTCGAAAAGCTAAAAAACCGCACCGGTTTATTGATGCTTGCGGTTATCGGCGTTATTATAGGTTTCGGGATTGCCCAGGCGGGCATGGCATTTGGGGGTATTATAATAGCCATATCTGTAGCGGTGCCATTAGTGTACTGTGTAATAGTTTATGCCAAATTCGGCACCTTCTTCTTGATATTCATGGCCTATTTCCTTTTCCAGTTTATGCGCATCGGTGTGCCCGGGCCATTGGGAACGTTGATGGATGCCTTGCAGCTACTATTGCTCGTAACCATCGCAGTAAAACAAAGGCGTGAAAATAACTGGGCTTTGTTTAAAGGCCCCGTAACTGTGATGATATTGATCTGGCTGGCTTACAACATTATAGAGGTGGGCAACCCGGCAGCAACATCACGCCTGGTATGGGTTTATACGGTGCGTGCCGTTGCGTTTGTGCAGTTTACGTATTTTATATTCTTATATAACATCCGTACTATCGAGGATATAAGAAACCTTTATAAGTTTTGGTTGGTGCTGGCATTTCTGGCTGCTACATGGTGCTATAAGCAAGAGTATATCGGTTTCTCTGATGCTGAAATGGCTTATTTGAACACGCCGGATATGATAAGCCTGTTGTTTATCAATGGGCACTGGCGTAAGTATTCGATATTTTCAGATCCGGTTTCATTCTCTTATAATATGGCTATGCCATGTATCATGTTTATATGCATCATTTTCGGGAAATTTGACTCCTGGAAAAAAGTAATATGCGGTTTACTCATCGTATACTGCTTTGTGGCTATGCTATACTCCGGAACTCGGGGTGCCAACGTACTGTTACCTGCTGCGCTTTTTATGTTTGCAATATTGAATTACAATAAAAAGGTGCTTATATTTTCGTGTATAGCTGCCTTCTTCTTTATCATACTCATTAACTTCCCTACGGGCAACCAAACTATTGTACGTTTCCAGTCGGCTTTCAGGCCAAATAATGATGACTCGTACAATGTGCGTAAGAAGAACCAAAAAAGGATCCAGCCTTATATTTTATCGCACCCGATGGGTGGCGGCGTAGGTTCGGTTGGTGAATGGGGTAAAAAGTTTTCGCCTGGCTCTTTTTTGGGTGATTTTGCGCCCGATAGCGGTTATATCCGTGTTGCAGTAGAGGAAGGACCTATTGGGCTCATCATATTTTGCACCATGATGTTTGTGATGATGCGAAACGGTATCAATAATTTTTACGCCATTAAAGACCCGGAGTTAAAAACGTATTGTTTGATAGCTGCGTTGGTTGTATTCACATACAATGTGGCTAACTTTCCGCAAGAGGCGTTAGTGCAGTTCCCATCAAACATCCTGTTTTATATGTTTGTGGCGTTAACAAATATTACCAAACGCCTTGATGACGAACTGCAGTTAAAGCAAAGTAAACAATTAGCCGAAGCAACCGTATAA
- a CDS encoding glycosyltransferase has translation MVIVNYIWIVLQVLIGYNLVLPFALYLISLVKKEKPLATDLFTQGDADYGIIVTAYEQVTAIPDVVGSLLKLNYQNYLIYVVADKCDVSGLHFDDERVIILRPEETLASNTRSHFYAINRFKRPHSRLTIIDSDNLTDPEYLNQLDLYFAAGYHAVQGVRDAKNLNTTYARLDAARDIYYHFYDGKILFGVGSSATLAGSGMAFTTQLYRDCLEHLDVTGAGFDKVLQHAILSRNQRIAFAEHAIVYDEKTTQSDQLVKQRSRWINTWFKYFSLGFGLLFKGSWNQFVFGLILLRPPLFIFLILSVFFMVANVFISATAVIIWLLAFIIFVLGFYLALAKSDTDKRIYQSLVNIPKFIFYQVLSLLKVRKANKHSVATTHYYNSAAEEEINNEN, from the coding sequence ATGGTTATTGTAAACTATATCTGGATTGTGTTGCAAGTGCTTATTGGCTACAATCTGGTATTGCCTTTTGCACTGTATTTAATTTCGCTGGTTAAAAAGGAGAAGCCTCTGGCAACCGATCTGTTTACACAAGGCGATGCCGATTATGGCATTATTGTAACTGCTTACGAACAGGTAACTGCAATACCTGATGTTGTAGGTTCGTTATTAAAGCTTAACTATCAAAATTATTTGATTTATGTAGTGGCCGATAAATGCGATGTATCGGGCCTGCATTTTGATGATGAAAGGGTGATCATCCTTCGCCCCGAAGAAACGTTGGCCAGTAACACACGCTCGCACTTTTATGCTATCAACCGCTTTAAACGCCCCCACAGCCGTTTAACGATTATCGATAGTGATAACTTAACTGATCCCGAATACTTAAATCAGCTCGATCTTTATTTTGCGGCAGGTTACCACGCTGTACAGGGGGTACGCGATGCCAAGAATCTAAATACCACTTATGCCCGTTTGGATGCTGCGCGCGATATTTACTACCATTTCTATGATGGTAAGATATTGTTCGGCGTAGGCTCGTCGGCAACGCTGGCTGGTTCAGGCATGGCATTTACTACGCAATTATACCGCGATTGCCTGGAACATCTTGATGTAACCGGTGCCGGTTTTGATAAGGTATTACAACACGCTATTTTAAGCCGTAACCAACGGATTGCCTTTGCAGAGCATGCCATTGTGTACGATGAAAAAACTACACAGAGCGACCAGCTGGTTAAACAGCGTTCGCGCTGGATCAATACCTGGTTTAAATACTTTAGCCTGGGCTTTGGCCTGTTGTTTAAGGGCAGTTGGAACCAATTTGTGTTTGGTTTAATCTTACTGCGCCCGCCATTGTTTATATTCCTGATCCTCTCAGTGTTTTTTATGGTGGCTAACGTATTTATTAGCGCTACGGCGGTTATTATATGGCTACTGGCCTTTATCATATTTGTGTTGGGCTTTTACCTTGCACTGGCTAAGTCGGATACCGATAAGCGTATTTACCAGTCGCTGGTTAATATCCCTAAGTTTATCTTTTACCAGGTACTGTCGTTGTTAAAAGTTCGTAAGGCTAACAAACATTCTGTAGCTACCACGCATTATTATAACAGCGCAGCAGAGGAGGAAATTAATAATGAGAATTAA